In one window of Candidatus Omnitrophota bacterium DNA:
- a CDS encoding MBL fold metallo-hydrolase — protein MQIKVIAVGSTKWERFIRRWGVSFLIGEDVLFDTFGDPGVLLSNISKLHIDTAKIKHIVLSHDDWDHISGLWNLINNRKDITVYVCPGFKQEIKDRILSFGVKLVEAGEVTQIKDNIYSSGELVGESEGRKICEQSVVIKTGNGLTVICGCAHPGVVNIIKHVQGSFKAQVYSLFGGFHLKDNPDKVNLAVIDDLRQLGVHRVAPMHCTGKRAVRMMVKVFGRGFVRVKEKDILEL, from the coding sequence ATGCAGATTAAGGTTATAGCTGTCGGCTCAACTAAATGGGAGCGTTTTATCCGCCGCTGGGGCGTTTCGTTTCTTATCGGCGAAGATGTCTTGTTTGACACTTTCGGTGACCCGGGCGTGCTTTTAAGCAATATCAGCAAGCTTCATATTGATACCGCTAAAATTAAACATATTGTTTTGTCGCACGATGACTGGGACCACATTTCAGGATTGTGGAATTTGATAAATAACCGCAAGGATATCACGGTGTATGTCTGTCCGGGATTTAAACAGGAAATAAAAGACAGAATTTTATCTTTTGGAGTTAAACTTGTTGAAGCAGGCGAAGTTACGCAGATTAAAGATAATATTTACTCCAGCGGAGAGCTTGTTGGTGAATCTGAAGGCAGAAAAATATGCGAGCAGTCGGTTGTGATTAAAACAGGCAATGGCTTAACGGTAATATGCGGGTGCGCGCATCCCGGAGTAGTAAATATCATTAAACATGTGCAGGGAAGTTTTAAAGCGCAGGTTTATTCGCTTTTCGGCGGGTTCCATTTAAAAGATAATCCTGATAAGGTAAATTTGGCTGTCATTGATGATTTGCGGCAGCTTGGCGTACATAGAGTTGCTCCGATGCATTGCACGGGAAAACGCGCGGTAAGAATGATGGTTAAAGTATTTGGGCGGGGGTTTGTAAGAGTTAAGGAAAAAGATATCTTGGAGCTATGA